A genomic region of Prionailurus bengalensis isolate Pbe53 chromosome D1, Fcat_Pben_1.1_paternal_pri, whole genome shotgun sequence contains the following coding sequences:
- the LOC122484338 gene encoding olfactory receptor 1102-like — MAGLTLDLDLYTIKLKNVTEFTTFILTGFTDDFEVQIFLFLLFLAIYLFTLVGNLGLVILVIGDSRLHNPMYYFLSVLSFLDACYSSVVTPKMLVNFLAENKTISYVGCAAQMLLFVTFGTTECFLLAAMAYDRYVAIYNPLLYSVSMSPRVYVPLIVASYVGGILHASVHTVATFSLSFCASNEIRHVFCDIPPLLAISCSDTHTNQLLLSYLVGSIELVTILTVLISYGFILLAILKIHSAAGRRKVFSTCGSHLTGVSIYHGTILFMYVRPSSSYALDHDMIVSTFYTIVIPMLNPIIYSLRNKDVKEAMKKMIKIIYICKMLCSKAAKCFVGKYSRIYKHCYCNQDIFFSF, encoded by the exons atggcAGGGTTGACATTGGATTTAGACTTATACACAATTAAGTTGAAAAATGTAACTGAGTTCACTACGTTTATATTGACGGGTTTCACAGATGATTTTGAGGTGCAAATCTTCCTCTTTTTACTATTTCTAGCAATCTACCTTTTTACTCTGGTAGGAAATTTGGGACTAGTTATATTAGTCATTGGGGATTCTCGGCTACACAACCCCATGTACTACTTTCTGAGCGTATTGTCTTTCCTGGATGCCTGTTATTCTTCAGTTGTCACCCCAAAAATGTTGGTCAATTTCCTCGCAGAGAATAAAACCATTTCCTATGTTGGATGTGCAGCGCAGATGCTTCTCTTTGTTACCTTTGGGACCACAGAATGCTTTCTCTTGGCTGCAATGGCATATGACCGCTATGTCGCCATCTACAACCCTCTCCTGTACTCAGTGAGCATGTCACCCAGAGTCTATGTGCCACTCATCGTTGCTTCCTACGTGGGTGGCATTTTGCATGCTTCTGTACACACCGTGGCCACATTCAGCCTGTCCTTCTGCGCATCCAATGAAATTAGACATGTCTTTTGTGACATCCCTCCTCTCCTCGCCATTTCTTGTTCTGACACTCACACAAACCAGCTCCTGCTCTCCTACCTTGTGGGCTCCATTGAGCTCGTCACTATCCTGACAGTTCTGATCTCCTATGGTTTCATTCTGTTGGCCATTCTGAAGATTCATTCTGCTGCAGGGAGGCGGAAAGTCTTTTCTACATGTGGCTCTCACCTAACTGGAGTGTCAATATATCATGGAACCATCCTCTTCATGTATGTGAGACCAAGTTCCAGCTATGCTCTGGACCATGACATGATAGTCTCAACATTTTACACGATTGTGATTCCCATGCTGAATCCCATCATCTACAGTTTAAggaacaaagatgtaaaagaagCGATGAAAA AGATGATAAAAATTATCTATATTTGTAAAATGCTGTGTTCGAAGGCTGCTAAATGCTTTGTTGGAAAATATTCTAGGATATACAAGCACTGTTACTGCAATCAAgacattttctttagtttctga
- the LOC122482772 gene encoding olfactory receptor 1102-like → MSGFPSDLNLHSIQMENVTKVTMFILTGFTDDFEVQIFLFLLFLAIYLFTLVGNLGLVILVIGDSRLHNPMYYFLSVLSFLDACYSSVVTPKMLVNFLAENKTISYVGCAAQMLLFVTFGTTECFLLAAMAYDRYVAIYNPLLYSVSMSPRVYVPLIVASYVGGILHASVHTVATFSLSFCASNEIRHVFCDIPPLLAISCSDTHTNQLLLFYLVGSIELVTILTVLISYGFILLAILKIHSAAGRRKVFSTCGSHLTGVSIYHGTILFMYVRPSSSYALDHDMIVSTFYTIVIPMLNPIIYSLRNKDVKEAMKNLFGKKLVPK, encoded by the coding sequence ATGTCAGGGTTCCCATCAGATTTAAATTTACACAGCATTCAGATGGAAAATGTAACCAAAGTCACCATGTTTATATTGACGGGTTTCACAGATGATTTTGAGGTGCAAATCTTCCTCTTTTTACTATTTCTAGCAATCTACCTTTTTACTCTGGTAGGAAATTTGGGGCTAGTTATATTAGTCATTGGAGATTCTCGGCTACACAACCCCATGTACTACTTTCTGAGCGTATTGTCTTTCCTGGATGCCTGTTATTCTTCAGTTGTCACCCCAAAAATGTTGGTCAATTTCCTCGCAGAGAATAAAACCATTTCCTATGTTGGATGTGCAGCGCAGATGCTTCTCTTTGTTACCTTTGGGACCACAGAATGCTTTCTCTTGGCTGCAATGGCATATGACCGCTATGTCGCCATCTACAACCCTCTCCTGTACTCAGTGAGCATGTCACCCAGAGTCTATGTGCCACTCATCGTTGCTTCCTACGTGGGTGGCATTTTGCATGCTTCCGTACACACCGTGGCCACATTCAGCCTGTCCTTCTGCGCATCCAATGAAATTAGACATGTCTTTTGTGACATCCCTCCTCTCCTCGCCATTTCTTGTTCTGACACTCACACAAACCAGCTCCTGCTCTTCTACCTTGTGGGCTCCATTGAGCTCGTCACTATCCTGACAGTTCTGATCTCCTATGGTTTCATTCTGTTGGCCATTCTGAAGATTCATTCTGCTGCAGGGAGGCGGAAAGTCTTTTCTACATGTGGCTCTCACCTAACTGGAGTGTCAATATATCATGGAACCATCCTCTTCATGTATGTGAGACCAAGTTCCAGCTATGCTCTGGACCATGACATGATAGTCTCAACATTTTACACGATTGTGATTCCCATGCTGAATCCCATCATCTACAGTTTAAggaacaaagatgtaaaagaagCGATGAAAAATCTGTTTGGTAAAAAATTGGTTCCtaagtaa